In Anthocerotibacter panamensis C109, the sequence CTTGCCCATACCGTTACGGTTTTGTGTACTGGTATTTGGGCGAGGGCTCCACTGAACCTCCTTTGGGTACTATCCAGTTGAAGAGAGACGATGGGGTCAAAGGTTTGATTACCTCCAGTGATTTTGCTGGACCTCGTCTTAGCTTTAGCATGTTGATGGTTAACCGTGAGTATGAGATTACTTTTAGTGGCACGATCCCTTCAGTTGCCCAGCTCGCGCTAAACACCTCAGCCCCTACCGATTCCATCATCATGCACCTCAAGCCTGGAGTGCAATCCTATGGCTACATCGCAGGCCAGTATCCTGTTTATCTTAACCCTTCCCCTAGCTTAAATGCGCTACGGAGTAGTCAGACCCGCACATGGTACCAAGACCCTGCGACCAAAGATGTGTGGATCAAGGTATTCAGTAGCATGCCCGAAAATCCAGAGGGAATTTCTGATGCTAATGCCTCTGTTTATATATGCCGGAACCAGGGCTGTCTTCCGAACTGAAGCGTAATGCGGGGGGGCGGTAAAACCCCCTCTCGTTAACGTTCTGAGCCTAACGCACCAAAACCAGCGCAGTCGAGGAATTTTTCTGAAAACCAAGACGTTCGTAGAAGCCTTGCTGATGGGTGGTGAATAAATAAATCTTTTCGACCCCGCGCAACTGCGGATGATCGAGCAGGGTAGTGACCAAAAAACGCCCAATGCCCTTGCCCTGATAGCGGGGGTGGACCATCACATCCCAGAGCACAGCGCGGTAAACACTGTCAGAAGTCGCTCGCCCAAAGGCAACCAGGAAATCTCCATCCCATAGGTGTAAGACGGGGTCGCTCGCCTGTACCATCTGCTCTAGCCCCTCTAGGGCACGACCCCCAGCCCAGGGGGCGGTCAGTTCCATCAGTTTTTGTAACTGGAGCAAGTCCAGTTCAGCCTTGCAGGTGCTGACGCGCAGGGTCGGTAGCAAGGCAATAAGGGGTTTGGCTGGCTCCATAGCTGACCTCTAGGACAGGACCACTGATTCTTCAGGTACGATGCGTCGAACAGCCCGCAGTTCCGTTTGGGTGGGGAAGGGGTTGATCTTCTCCTTAAAATTGCTGACCATGGCGATGCTACGCGAGACATCCGCCGGGAGAATAACGAGCAAGTCCCCTTTGTTAGCGTGGGCCAACCCGTACTCAATGGCTTCCACCTCCGAGCAGATGACGGTATAAGGAAATGCTGCGTTTTGAGCCAGCAGCCCATCCTTGATGATGGTGGGAACTTCTGCTGGCTCGCGTCCCCGCAGATCGTCGTCGTCCCTGAGGATGGCTGAAGTAAACATCCTCGCCCCCAAATAGCCCAGCTTGAAGAGGTCTTCATCCCGCCGGTCCCCCGGTCCGCCGAAGATGCCAATCTTATTGCCGGGGCCAAAACGCTCCAGAACTTGACCCAGTGCCTCAAACCCAGCGCTGTTGTGAGCATAGTCGATGAGGACCCGAAAATCCCCTACTTCAAAGAAATT encodes:
- a CDS encoding GNAT family N-acetyltransferase, which encodes MEPAKPLIALLPTLRVSTCKAELDLLQLQKLMELTAPWAGGRALEGLEQMVQASDPVLHLWDGDFLVAFGRATSDSVYRAVLWDVMVHPRYQGKGIGRFLVTTLLDHPQLRGVEKIYLFTTHQQGFYERLGFQKNSSTALVLVR